A portion of the Brevibacillus choshinensis genome contains these proteins:
- a CDS encoding spore germination protein — protein sequence MNDLLGKWKSKNRAVKGQPMLIDLFPSLQKNKEYIQSQLFHSSDLKWRSIKFNQMEGLLVFLESLTDQQRIQKEIIQPIEEKKEGIVEEIISSMEFERKSDLSELPEALVQGKGILLFDGSAEAFVIGVAASYKRSITEPVNEAVVRGAHEGFIEHLITNLYLVRKRIENPNLVTRYYQVGKEAKAKLALLYMQDLANPDLVKEVDSRLGSIAMDTIFSPGFIAELIEDNPFSLFPQILFTERPDRAVAHLMEGRVVILSNEDPSALILPVTFFAFYQSPDDYQSRWVVGSFVRLIRLISFITSFLVPALYIAVVGFHPEILPSNLI from the coding sequence ATGAACGATCTTTTAGGGAAATGGAAATCGAAAAACCGTGCAGTAAAAGGACAGCCCATGCTAATAGACCTGTTTCCTTCCTTGCAGAAAAATAAGGAATACATTCAAAGTCAGCTGTTTCATTCAAGTGATTTGAAGTGGCGGAGCATTAAGTTTAATCAAATGGAAGGACTCTTAGTATTTTTAGAATCTCTTACTGATCAACAAAGAATCCAAAAAGAGATTATTCAACCTATAGAAGAAAAGAAAGAAGGAATCGTGGAAGAAATCATATCTTCTATGGAGTTTGAGAGGAAATCTGATCTCAGCGAGTTGCCCGAGGCTTTAGTTCAAGGAAAAGGAATATTGTTATTTGATGGCTCAGCAGAAGCTTTTGTAATCGGAGTCGCGGCAAGTTATAAACGGAGTATCACGGAGCCGGTGAACGAAGCAGTTGTTCGCGGCGCTCATGAAGGCTTTATTGAGCACCTCATCACGAATCTGTATCTGGTACGAAAGCGTATTGAAAATCCGAACCTGGTCACTCGCTATTACCAGGTCGGAAAGGAAGCAAAAGCAAAATTGGCCCTTCTATATATGCAGGATCTGGCCAATCCGGATCTGGTTAAAGAGGTAGATTCGAGACTTGGTTCCATTGCGATGGACACCATCTTCTCACCTGGATTTATTGCCGAACTGATAGAAGACAACCCATTTTCTCTTTTTCCGCAAATCTTATTTACGGAAAGACCGGATCGGGCAGTAGCTCATCTCATGGAAGGCCGTGTTGTTATCTTATCTAACGAAGATCCGTCTGCGTTGATTTTGCCTGTGACTTTCTTTGCTTTTTATCAAAGCCCAGATGATTATCAAAGCAGGTGGGTTGTCGGGTCGTTCGTCCGAT